Sequence from the Amaranthus tricolor cultivar Red isolate AtriRed21 chromosome 1, ASM2621246v1, whole genome shotgun sequence genome:
AGATGATTTGATTTTTCGAGTTCATATATGTTGTCACATCATGTGATCATATTCATCAaccaattatttgtaatttctaATTTCAAGTTTATGGTGTGTCAATTTGAAAAGAATTACCTTTGTGCATAAACAAAGTCACATTCGTCAGCCGTGTTATTGAATTGATGTTTCCCGCATTATGAAGGTGTTAAAAACCCACGATTATGTATCTCATGCTTCCGGCCGAGACCGCATCACTTCCATTATTGCATCACCGCTGCATTACCGCAATCGTGTTTGTTaccacatttttgcactatgatttgATGAAATCAAACCAATTCCTATCCTCGTCTCTTTCTCTCCATTTGTTTCATCCAGATACACCAAACACCAAAAGCAGGTGTGAACATGCTCATAACGTCTAGATTGATGCATTAATGGTCTTTGTTATGTCATTAAAGCTGCTAAAAAATATTCATGAGGGAACTGAGGTAAATCTGTCTTTTTATTGTATTGTTGGATGGATATTATAGTAAGCTCTGAAGGTTCTGGAAGAGTATAAATATGTATCAAGTCTTCAGTGGCTTCTGGGTGGGGCATATAGTATTATGATATTATCAATACTAAATAGCGAGAGGATGTTTAGAACGGCTTGTGATGGACCTTTGCTGGCGCCTAATTTAAAAATGAAGGAAGATGAAACTACAACCTTCGAGAAGAGGGTGGGAGGGGAGGACGTTTATTACTCGATTCTTTAAGGCGACATCATATAGCTGCTGATTTGGTGTGTTCTAGAACTTGCTGCTCAGTTTTGTGGgatttttggtgatttttaatttaaaattaggtaAAGCTAGATATTTTTTGGGAGGGCATTAGTATTTTTGGGGGTTCAATTCTGGGAGGCAAAAATTTGCCAGGGTTTTTATGGTTAGTAGCTCATAGAAGTACTTTATAGTAATTCTTTGTCATCTATGGTAACAAATAATGGACGAGAGATTATAAATGAAGTTAAGCCCTTGAAGTTCtgacaaggatgaatgattgaaaTTCTACAGCTATTCCAAGATggaattttttctaaaattttctgCCGATTGTTTTGGTGCTCTCTTTATGTAAggacaaaatatttttattggcAGCAATATGACACAGATCCTGCAGCTAAAGCAGCAGCAGCTGCCTTCCTGGCCTCCAAATACACTGAAGGATCAGGTTTGAGACTCTTTCTTGAAGAGGAGCTTAAAGCCGACGCTGGAAAAAGCAATGATGTTGAATTGGTCCCATCCAGCGGCCTTAGAAACAGGAAACAGCCTCAAGGAAGAGCCACTAGCCCAGGAGGCACAGTCATTCAGCATTCAACCGAAGCATCTCAACATGCAAGCAATGAATTTACCCAGCAAAATCAGCAGCTTTTTGTTGATCACTTTCAAGGTCAAGGGGCCAATGCATATAACAGTGGATGGTTGTCTCGGCTTGCCGCATTACTTGTCGGTGAGGATCCAACCCAATGTTATGCTCTTATATGCGGTAATTGCCATATGCACAATGGTGAGTGTATTTGCTGATGTATTACACCTCTTAAGTTTTGTTCGAAAGATGGAAACACATTCAAATGGTTTCTCTTCTCTAAATTTTGTGTAGGACTTGCAAGCAAAGAAGATTTCCCCTATGTAACCTATATATGTCCACATTGCCATGCCGTCAATGGGCCTAGAATCCAGCAAGATCGTGCTTCTGGTATCGATAATCCCAACATGGGCCCTGCAGTTTCAGTAGAACAGGGAAAAACTACAAACAGTGTTGATTCTCCACGTGAAAATGCTGTTGGTACCGGCAGTTTGGATAATGATTCTGTATCTGCTCCGGCTGAAGCTATTGCGAAGAATGAAGGTAATGAAAGTTGAAGGGGAAAAAAAGGGTGTTTAAGACATGAGCAAACAGTTGAATGTTATGAAAGAGGACATTTCAAATCGATTTGGTTTTCCAAATGCAATGGCTGCTGGGGTTTTTGTGAAAGCTAATTGTGGTTATAATACTCGTAAACATACTAAAAGTGACTGTTGTTAATGACTGCAATTGAGGTTTACTTGGCTAGCCACTAGTATAATATTGAGGCAAATGAATGGAAGTTTAAGTACACTAAAGAGGCTTGTTACTGTACTTTTTAAAGAGGGATTTTCTATACTACATTTGTTGTAATCTTACAGTTCAGAGAAGCTTCTTTTATATGACTCATTCATTTTTAAGATTAAGAGTTCGTTTGTTTGCACAAAAGTTCTAtctaaaaaaattgttaattagagttattcagtgtattccgctcatcaaaaattataatcagGGTTTGGAGAAGGAAAAAGGGTGGCATATCCATAATGGAGGATATGGCCAAATAATCCTTCGGCCCTAGTAGAGATATTTAGAAGTCTGAATAATTAGAGTTTTGTGTGTTTAACAAATAGTTCAGAAGTCCAATTTTCTATGAAGTgtagaaattacatatttatGTTCCTCTTTGGTCACTACAACTTCATATGTTTAGTATAAGTTTCCATGGCCTGATAATACACTAGTTTATTAGTTCAATCTCAAACCCTAATCTTCAGGGGTTTAAAAATTTGAACCCGAATCTAaatcctaaaaaaaaaattaaaattgaatttgaagtgtctaaattttagattttaatatGGACCCTTAAATTTGAAAGATCAGAACAGGATCTTGAATTCTTGTCCATCACTAGTAAAGTTGAGTTGAATATGGCAAAACAAacaatgggtaaaaataaattgaaaaaatgagTTCTGTTACAAATAGCAGGCTTTAAAGAAATTTAGAAAAGCCGAAGTACAATGTTAAACCTGAATTCCTAATATATAGCAGCTAATTTTAATTCCTACAATACTGTTCACTTAAGATTATTATTGTCCGAAGAAAACAAAATGAATAGAACTGATGAGATCATTAGCAATTTatcttaaactaaacaaaataattatcaaTTGAGTGAAACGTTTTTCTATTGAATcacaaataaagaaaaaaaaatgttttgacATAATAATGCCTGTTGTAacgttttgatatttttaactTCTATTACATGTTAACTTTTCCATTGCCAATGATAACATATTTATAATTTGTTTGTAACATTTGAGTCAAACAAGAAATTTACTATGGTATCAGAGCGAGTAATTTATTATATACATTGactaatttgaaaaaaaaattacatttgatCAATCTAAAATTAAGCGTTGGAACAAAATAATTCCCAATACAAGTGTCTTTTACTCGAATCTGAGGTAAACTATTGCCCGCTGTTACTGACTGCGGACGATTACTGAACTATGTCAAAAGTCAGCTCAACAATCGCCCCTATTAGTAACAGCAGGTGATTGTTGAGCTGACTATGACTCAATTTAATAGTCGTCTAtacttttagaattttttattataaaaagctgctctttttttttttttttttttgctctttGAATCCTCTTCTATGGTCTTTCATTCTAGCCTAAATTGGATTTTATGATTCAAGGACTTGTATAAATACATCTAATAAGGAAATCACAATGTACTCTCTTCATCTTTGCGACTTAACCTTACATATCATTATCAGTAGCAAATTCACAAGGACAAAGAGAGCAGTGGTTCTTGCACAGCAATTCAGTCAATCAATAAACtttatctttccttttgaaaaaaattgttgttcaaGATCTTACTTAGAAGACACAAAAATGCTGGTATGACACATCTTCAAAGCAATTAGCTGAGAAAACCTCAAAAAAGTTACTAAGACgaacaaaaatttttaatacCTAACAAATTGCCTAGTATCATCTTTACTTTGCCTCCCATATGGGTTGCTCTCATTGAACCTGCCTTCTACTTTACGCATCTTCTTCCTGAACTTCGAGGCACTGCTATCGAGTTTCAGGTCTACGTTTGGAGGGCAAGAAAAGCAAAACGAAGCAGCCACTGCCTGTACACATAAAACACATTGATTTTATTTCATGCTTTAGCGTAATTTAGATTTAGAGGTCGGGATGGTTTGAAAACCAAAATGAATGGAAAAAGATGTTGGATAGTGTGTTCTGAAGTTAAgtagattattttgtttaagtagTTAGTGATCTACTTAGAGAAGTAGCAAGTAAAAATAGTGGGATTATGCTCCGATAGTTTTAGTTATCATGAATTGATCTAATTCTCACAATATTAGGATGTAGGCATttagtagaggtgttcaaaacaagaACTAATAATCTGAAATTTACCCGAGCTTATAACCGAACCCAATTTGATCCGatttcaaaaatgatttactATGATGTTAAAAACATGGACACAAAACCCGATTTCAATCTGACTGAAACACCTAATCCGAAATCAatccgatgacccgaatgaacacctctagcatTTAGTTTGATCTCTAAATTTCTCTCATCTCTGTCCCATCATAATTTCAACAAAAGAGAATCCATGAGATATATTGGTTCATATAACCGACCCCAATTGGTATTCGTTGTTATTGGCCTAACACCAAATTTAGTCCAAAGAATCCAAAACAAAAGATTTGGTGAATTCTAAATACTTCATCAGACAAACAGTAAATTGACATGAACACAAAATTAGTTCCAATTTGCAAGTTGTGATCATACTTTAGGTCAATTAGAGCCCTTCATTGTTAGAACCTTTCAAGTCTATTTGATTCCTGGGTGCTTGGCGTAATGCTAACTAAAATGAGCCTTATCAAAATCATACGTCGAGTCGATTCGCCATggataataattgaaaatttcagAAGAAAATTATTACCTGCAGATCAAGTTGATGAGCATTGAACACATCCTTCATGGAATGCGAGTTATATGCCAATATATAAGCCCTATAAGCTTCTTTAGCTGACTTGTTCAAGTAGTAATTATTTGCTACCAATTTCTCCTGCCAAAATCAACAGCAGGTAAGCCGAATACTTTTATAGAACTAATTGGAAACACGAAACAGAAATAGAATGAAGTGGTACCAGATGAGACTGCACATTTGCTAGTTTCCTTTCATCAAACTCATATTCTTTCACAGGAACCTTCTCACTCTGCATAGACAATTTAAGTCCACAAAAATAGAAGACAAAAAATATACTGAATCAGTCCAGACTCTAGCACACCCGATAACAGAATAAAATTAATGATTTCCGTGCTTTAACATCAAAAATTCGGCCTTGTActtctaaataaaaaaacaccCTAAAATTATTCATACAAAAAAAGGTCTCTCTTCAATTTTTCCCCAAAGTATCTAATTAAGAGTCATTTTTGCaatcaaaaaactaaaaaacttGATCTTCGCATACATTTTACAATTTTGATGGCTTCATACCTTTAAATAAGCAAGAAACCGCAACTCTTCAGGAATTAGAAAGAGCAGAGCATTTCCCTTGGCACCTTCACCACGAGCTGTTCGCCCAACCCTATGGATATATTCCTGAAAGGGAAAACATTTCAGCTAACTGGCCCatataaagagctttatcaaaaAGGTAAAGAAGCAAGTTGGAAACCTTTGGATCATCAGGAGGATCATACTGGACAATCCAATCCTACAAATTCAAGAAAAGAACAGATCAATCAAGTGTAAAAGCTGTTGTTAAACTGTTGATTTAAACTTGAAACCACCTTTAAACAAATGAAGCACACAACATTTTCCATCATATTAACTGTTAAGTAAttaataatcacaaattaacaattgattttgtatttttatctaACTCTAATTTATAGGAGTATTAATCAGGAAACAAGCTTTGCCCATCCTCTCCCCTCAAACTGCAGCCACCGCACCCTAAAACCAAGCTCATCTACTCACCACACCAACCTCCCTCTAAGCCTCTCAAAACCAATGCATATGCACCCTCATTGACCCAACACCCAAGCTCCCCTTGTCCCAAGCCATCATCCTTGCTATTTTTACCCACCCTTTTTCTCCGATTACCCCCATGTCCATACCTGTCACCAACCTCACACCACACACAGCACCCTCACCTTATCATCCAGAGTCCAGAACAATCAACTAACATGGATAATCACTACATAAAACTGCCGCACCAGAGGTTATCATCATCCTCGCTGCCACAGCACCAAGTTCAACTGTTCAACCATTCTTAAACCTCCCTTCCTTGCCCTACCCTTTCCACCACCATTCTCTCGAGCTTCTGCCTGCCCAGTCACCACTCTACAAGTAAAATTCAGCAGCTGCCACTATCCAAAAATTGCATCTACTTTAGAGTATCCACCATACCACCAGAATATAGAAAACAAAAGGCTAGGGTAATGTAAGAGAATAAAGACTGAGAAGTCAGGGTAGGACATGGAAGAAGTGACAGGATCTTTTGGCAAgtaatttttgcaaaaaaatcttCTATCCCACTAATGTGAACCATTTTTCTAAGATTGATATTATCATTGAAGTAGAACTTTATGAAAAACGGTTAATTTGAGAACtattatttttccttaaaaatagTGAGAATGTGGCCCTTATTGATTGATAGTTCCATACCCCTCCATCACCTCAATGCAATTAAGGACTTTCACCAGTATAGAAACTTATACTTATTATTGATAAGaaagaggttgtttctgatTTTCCATTGGCCCCTTTTGAAAGGTGGGTGCTAGTTAAAAAGCTCATTCAATAATCATATGAGAACGGATGAGTAGATACTAACCACAGCAGGAATATCAAGACCACGAGCAGCAACATCAGTGCATAAAAGTATTCCTTTTTTGGCttcaataaattcaaaaaatgtaGTAGTCCTCTTAGCCTGCTTTTGCTTCCCATAGATATCAAAGCAGTCTATCTGAATGTATCTCAGAAGTTCTGAATGGAACTTTACTGAGTTACAGGAAGAAAAGAAAACCATAACCTTTTTCGACAGATTTCTTTTCAGGAAAGAATAAAGAAGCAAAAACCTCTTTGCACTAGGAATAACACAATAGCCCTGCTGCAGTCCTTCATTGGTAACCTacaatatacaaaaaaattggtaataTCTTATTATGAAAACATACAATAGATAATAATGAATACAAAGATTGTTGCAGATGCACCATTGACTTCCAATTCCCACTCACCTTTCTCCTACCCTCATCCACATCAACGTAGATAGGTGTAGATTGAAATGACAAGCGTGCAAGATCTTCCACCTATGAAACAGATTCACATTAGCACCTACAAAGAAATTGAGCAAACTCTTTGTACATTATATTCCAACCTTGCCCCCACACAATAACACACACAAGAAATTTAAACATCATTTCCCTTAAAATGAGGAGAACAAATTACAGAAATGACAGCTTACCTTCTTTGTCTGTGTGGCTGAAAAAAGAGCTGTTTGTCTCTCCTGAAAAcaagaaaaagtcaaaaataatatttctagATAATTAGAACATAATATAAAGAGAGTAGCACAAACTACTCATAACAATTAACATTCCAAGAAAAAAAGGCTTTCGATATCGACATTCCAAAATGTTATTAAATCGTCAAACTAATGTACTACCAAATAAGCAACTGAAAACTGTTTGAATATATATAGAAATGTTACAACCAtacaaaagtaaataaaatgttTGACCTTTGGGAGAATCTTTATAATCTGCCGCATTTCTTCTTCAAAATTTGCCTCCAAAATCCTATCAGCTTCATCAATTATCAGGCACTGCAAGCGCAGACAATACAGAACAGTCAAATAATCTTGAAATAAATGCAGCTGAAAGAATTCACAAATAAATTTATCATCGGGTCCAGGCTCATAAGCAATGAAAGCAAAACAAAGGGGTTTCAATTTTAGAATATTGCAAGTATAATGCAAATATACGGTTTCGGTGACGGTCACGAAATAAATTTAAGGTATATTATGTTCGCGGTAAACTCAAAATCCTTCACAATATGGTTGCGATATAATGAtttggccttgtttttgcactatgatccCAACCCCTGTTAAGAATGGTTTTCATGCTTGGATTCTAAATGATAGAAACATAGAAATCAATTTATGTTAATggggaatttttttattagaagaGTGTATATGCATTAGCCATAAATTTTATGCACATAGAAGTACAACTGTATAAATTTCAGGAAAGAAATTGTAGAAACTACTGATTTATCATTATCTAGCCgtttaaaaaaggaaaattcaGTAGAGTAAAAGTTGACACAGTTTCCCATGACTGAAAGTAAATAATCTTAAATCAGTTAAAAACTTACATAGTTTTTCATTTATTAAACATGGTAAACAGTAAAAACTACATATTATTTACGCAAGCATTCAAAATTTCCTCAGATTTCCATTGGTTTTGTAAGGAAAAATATAAACAACAGAAAGTATCACACATCAATAAGATAGCCACATATTCCCTTCAATTTTAATATTCCATTGTTTACCATTCAAATAAGCAGGCTGCTAAAACTAGGAATTCATTCTTTTATTGGAGTTTgatgttagaatttaaaagttaGAACTTAGTTTCCACACACACTACAACATTTGTAACAATTTAAAATGCAAGAAAATATAGGCATCAACTTTCCTTAAGAAATCACATCACATGAACAAAGTCCCAAGAGAAGTTCAATGTACTACATCGGTTATGTATATGTCTATAaagcatatatataatatatcacctTTAAGTTCTTGTACACAAATCTCTTAGTATTTTGAAGATGGTCAAGAAGCCGTCCAGGAGTGGCTACTAAAAGATTGACACCTTTGGCGAGACGTTCTGCTTCTCCCCTGCGGTTTGCACCACCCATTACCAAGCCAAGGGTTTGGGAATGATGCTTGAGAAGGTGTTCGGCAACTGTATGGGTCTGCATAAGTAAGACAACTATGTCAATAAAAATTGACCAAGTGAATGAATAGACAACAACCAACCAAATCAAGGCCCCTGTCCAACACCTATAAATAACCACTGACCACACAACAGGATGCAATGTTTCTACAGTATTAGCAGAAATAAGGAATAGGCCTCACCTGTATAGCAAGCTCCCTCGTTGGGCAAATAATGATAACACCCACTCCATTACGAGGAGTGAAGCGAACCTGATACAGCAACTCGACAGCTGGAACTAGAAACGCGAGGGTCTTACCAGAACCAGTCCGCGCAGCTCCAAGCACATCTTTACCTTCCAGGAGAGGAGATATAGTTCTGGCTTGAATCTATAAACAAAGAAATGCAAAAATTAGCAGACAAACCAAAGATTACTTCAGGAAACTGTCAAATGAACTCTTATTTTAGGTTTCAGTAGATAGATTATCTGACACAATGTTCTTATACACATCATAATCCAACGAATTCAACTTCCGATAAAACAAAATGGGTTAAAGCAAGTGTTTTATGCTTTTTGCATGTTTAAAGGTGCATTGTTAGGGAAAACACACTTACCAATAGATAATTTtgaccaataatatattttgttattgttCAGTAACTGTACACTTAGATATTACGCAAAATACATTGACAACTCCAACAATATATAGAAAAAAggatatacatacatacattagTATGAAGATAGGGTCAAAGTAGCAACATACAGAGGAAATAAATAGAATTCGGGATAAGAGGCATCTTTTGCAATTTAGTACTTTTCAATAAGTTGAAAACACTACGTATCTATCACGTCGCAGCCACGTTATAAAGGTTTTGAGGCTACCGtaatataatcataaaaaacTACAAAACCATCCACATTTACTGGAAAAGTGGTTTCACGACCAATACTACAACCTAATCGGAGATTTGCACTACACGTGAAAGATCATCGGAAACAACCATCATACATTATTTGTCCATCAGGCAACTAAACAACATACAAACAATCTTctacacaaacacaaacaagcTCGAAACAATCAAATGAACAAACACAACAAAGCGACCTTCTATGTCTATAACAATCCTTCAAGCTCATTCTCAGAGTTCTAGATTCATAGCTTACCTGCTCCAATACAACTTTAAAttggaaacaaaaaaaagtatCTCTTTTTAAAATTCGAACCCCTGAgttaattaaagaatgaaccttTGAAACAACGAGGATAGGAAATCGAGGTAACCAGAAAAAAAAACACCATTCTACAATCTTGCTGATTGCTAAACTCCACCATTACCAAGCATAAGACACATTCCATACCCTCTACAATCAAGAAGCAAGGTAAACTATCATCATTGGAGCATAATGCCATCTTCTCTATGTTTTTGATTACCCAGAATTCCATTTGATTCCCATCTAAGTCAAGAGCAGTTTAACGATTTCTATAGAGAATGAATACGGCAAATATAATTGGAACCCACTTTCCTAGCAAGCATAAGCACAAAAAAGTCCCCTATCTAACTAGCGAATCAATTCAATAATACTGTGATGTATATAACACACAAAAATGATAGCAAATTGGTTCAACACACATACAAAGTGTATGTTCGGCTCATTCTATACTAATAACTTCAATTCCCAGTGcacataaatgaaaaaattttagcAATCACACATAAaccaaatatgttaaattttaattggGTAAAAACTCAACATACCTGAGTCATATTGGAAAACCCAATATCCTTAATAGCATTATTAGTAGGCTCAGAAATAGGAAGAGAAAAGAATGACTGATCACTCATTATTCCAATATCACTACCAAGTTTCTTCTTTTTCGTCTCCTCAGTATTCCCATCTTTCTCCATCTCCAATTCCTCAGTATTTGGTGACGCTTTTTTCTCTGAGAAAGGAGAAAAGACGGCAGAGTGGGATTAGGGTTTTAGGAATTAAAATAGAGAGCGGATAAAACTAAAGTAAAACCGCAAGCACAAGTGCACAACTCCTAAAATTTACTatcttttcattctttaataaaacggcctctcttctttttttaaagACGATAAACCCACGTcattttgttaatttaaaaaaaaattgacctgTACGTGTAATTGTAGTATGAAAAGTAACATAACatatttagagttataacaatatttatttagggttatactaatatatatttgagggttataaaataatttatttggggttatataCATAATATGTTCAaggttataacaatatatatatatttgaggttataacataatatatatgagattataacaacatatatttgtagttataacatattatatttggggttataacataatataaagtTCGGTATATAATGGTTTGTGTTTGAgggtatagtatttttttaacaccaaatatattatgttagaaCCCCAAATGTATGTTATTATAacttcatatatattatattattacttcaaatatacattgttaCAACTTTAAAtacattatgttataaccccaaatatattatgttataaccacaaatgtacgttgttataaccccatatatattatgttataacctcaaatatatatattgttataccTTTAaacatattatgttataatccaaaataaattatattataaacctcaaatatattctggtataacaccaaatatattatgttataacccaaataaatgttgttataacctcaaatatattatgtaactTTTTACATTACACTTACACGCGCGcgtcagttttttttaaatcaatataATGGACCGGGCTTTAGAGAACCGTCTTTAGAAAAcacggtctcaagtaagaattgttGTTAATAAAATTCTCACAATAAAAATTTAGGGAATGAAAACTAATAGAATTATCTTAGATATTAAATGGTAGTATACTATTtctattgaataataaatttaatgtagaaaaaaTAAGACTATGaacattaaaaactaaaaaaaagttaatagaaaaaaataaagactacaactaataaattttttttataaagttaagcaatataaaaatgtaaaattaaagttaatgaAATACGAAGACTATAATCATTacgaaaaatattaaaatgaggatgaataagttttattttgaccaaaatttgttatataagtatatttattataagaataataaataaaacaccTAAAAATGATAAAAGAGAACTTctttaaagaaaaaagagaataacttttttatatatttaagaatAAAAGGTATATGGTGAAAGTTCACCAATTAGTACCATATTACCGATACAAATAAATATGCAAATTTGCTTAATAACGAATACATAatagtaaaattt
This genomic interval carries:
- the LOC130821444 gene encoding DEAD-box ATP-dependent RNA helicase 27-like isoform X2, with product MGGANRRGEAERLAKGVNLLVATPGRLLDHLQNTKRFVYKNLKCLIIDEADRILEANFEEEMRQIIKILPKERQTALFSATQTKKVEDLARLSFQSTPIYVDVDEGRRKVTNEGLQQGYCVIPSAKRFLLLYSFLKRNLSKKVMVFFSSCNSVKFHSELLRYIQIDCFDIYGKQKQAKRTTTFFEFIEAKKGILLCTDVAARGLDIPAVDWIVQYDPPDDPKEYIHRVGRTARGEGAKGNALLFLIPEELRFLAYLKSEKVPVKEYEFDERKLANVQSHLEKLVANNYYLNKSAKEAYRAYILAYNSHSMKDVFNAHQLDLQAVAASFCFSCPPNVDLKLDSSASKFRKKMRKVEGRFNESNPYGRQSKDDTRQFVRY
- the LOC130821456 gene encoding uncharacterized protein At2g24330-like, which produces MAGDSDENVGTVAETSSMDAVVEENTKDDKKSKKGSKKKKGFFSRIWNGLFGSRNDDYERRLERISKEEKAIINKMRKRAQRWGSMKRHIIIFSILMELVAVAYAIMTARAAENWKIRAFRVLPMFLLPALSSITYSALSSFINMRERKDKKALEKLQAERQSKIDELKERNNFYLTQQLIQQYDTDPAAKAAAAAFLASKYTEGSGLRLFLEEELKADAGKSNDVELVPSSGLRNRKQPQGRATSPGGTVIQHSTEASQHASNEFTQQNQQLFVDHFQGQGANAYNSGWLSRLAALLVGEDPTQCYALICGNCHMHNGLASKEDFPYVTYICPHCHAVNGPRIQQDRASGIDNPNMGPAVSVEQGKTTNSVDSPRENAVGTGSLDNDSVSAPAEAIAKNEGNES
- the LOC130821444 gene encoding DEAD-box ATP-dependent RNA helicase 51-like isoform X1, translated to MEKDGNTEETKKKKLGSDIGIMSDQSFFSLPISEPTNNAIKDIGFSNMTQIQARTISPLLEGKDVLGAARTGSGKTLAFLVPAVELLYQVRFTPRNGVGVIIICPTRELAIQTHTVAEHLLKHHSQTLGLVMGGANRRGEAERLAKGVNLLVATPGRLLDHLQNTKRFVYKNLKCLIIDEADRILEANFEEEMRQIIKILPKERQTALFSATQTKKVEDLARLSFQSTPIYVDVDEGRRKVTNEGLQQGYCVIPSAKRFLLLYSFLKRNLSKKVMVFFSSCNSVKFHSELLRYIQIDCFDIYGKQKQAKRTTTFFEFIEAKKGILLCTDVAARGLDIPAVDWIVQYDPPDDPKEYIHRVGRTARGEGAKGNALLFLIPEELRFLAYLKSEKVPVKEYEFDERKLANVQSHLEKLVANNYYLNKSAKEAYRAYILAYNSHSMKDVFNAHQLDLQAVAASFCFSCPPNVDLKLDSSASKFRKKMRKVEGRFNESNPYGRQSKDDTRQFVRY